In Pseudomonas hamedanensis, a single window of DNA contains:
- a CDS encoding DUF4123 domain-containing protein, with the protein MQPERLLPSAWLALEPLKASEQLFAIFSNASEAGAFQAWRGAASPVWTDTIYAEWEAVMPYVGMVTADSEFLDWVETTESRDWGWLAVSSAGLEAIVEHFRSLTQVLMPDGKAVFFRFWDGRFLLSILHSDAVDPAQLLPVIARGLINAQAVEVGGRALVSTRTFPWWRVPETVLAATAENAQIGNALQWLGEEHPALFEALPKPVLRCKIRRFFQIAASEESSSSALLDFLLAESS; encoded by the coding sequence GTGCAGCCTGAGCGACTACTACCCTCGGCATGGCTGGCGCTTGAGCCGTTGAAGGCATCCGAGCAGCTGTTCGCGATTTTCAGCAACGCCAGCGAGGCCGGCGCATTTCAAGCCTGGCGAGGCGCGGCGAGCCCGGTCTGGACTGATACGATTTACGCCGAGTGGGAGGCAGTGATGCCCTATGTGGGAATGGTCACCGCTGACAGTGAATTTCTCGATTGGGTTGAGACGACCGAGTCCCGTGACTGGGGTTGGCTGGCGGTGTCTTCGGCGGGGCTTGAAGCGATAGTCGAACACTTTCGCAGCCTGACGCAGGTGCTGATGCCAGACGGGAAGGCGGTGTTTTTTCGCTTTTGGGACGGCCGGTTTTTGCTGTCCATCCTGCACTCCGACGCGGTCGATCCGGCGCAATTGTTGCCGGTAATCGCGCGCGGACTGATCAATGCTCAGGCCGTTGAAGTCGGGGGCAGGGCGCTGGTCTCGACGCGGACATTTCCCTGGTGGCGGGTCCCCGAAACGGTTCTGGCCGCGACGGCGGAAAACGCACAGATCGGCAATGCGCTGCAGTGGTTGGGCGAAGAGCATCCGGCGCTGTTTGAGGCGTTACCCAAGCCGGTGCTGCGCTGCAAGATCAGACGTTTCTTTCAGATTGCAGCGTCGGAAGAATCTTCATCGTCAGCGCTGTTGGACTTTTTGCTGGCAGAGTCATCGTGA
- the tssI gene encoding type VI secretion system Vgr family protein has translation MFAPANQPRFTLTLEGAQHDLKVLEFTGKEAISQPFRFELELVSERPDLDLESLLHGQAFLSLDARGSGIHGQIYQVGQGDSGKRLTRYHLSLVPRLTYLGHRINQRIFQHQSVPQIVTQILKDHSILRDAFEFRLGSEYPQREYCVQYAESDLAFIQRLCAEVGIHYHFQHRPEGHLLVFGDDQTVFPRLPESTLYLPGSGMSAGAPAIQRFNVRVETRTSVVTRRDYNFKKPRLSLESRSDGEQRPVLEDYHFPGQFNDRETGKHLARRALERHVADYRQAEGSSDESSLVCGHFLQLSGHPRSDWNDLWLLTGVEHRGRQPQVLEESVTSDGESFQGYRNTFVATPWDVFFRPALAPEKPRMSGYQPAVVTGPKDLEIHCDEYGRVKVQLAWDRDGELNEHSSCWLRVASGWAHDHYGSVLIPRVGMEVLVGFIDGDADKPLVMGCLPNAATPVPLDLPADKTRSVLRSQSSPGGGGYNELRIEDKKGAEEIYLRAQRNWTQHVLNDQQVQVDNQRSIVVTGLARHELRADEQRITHGQRQTEVRQDDHLSVLGDQQVRVNSQATSASAQIHISAGQQVVIDGGASATIQAGGQWINIGPGGIFSSVPIQVGGAPMAAMGAAPVVPGLPDKLAAAPAAILTAAQIMSFKGDAPFCEECERCKDGVCAA, from the coding sequence ATGTTCGCGCCTGCCAATCAACCGCGTTTCACGTTGACCCTAGAAGGCGCCCAGCATGACCTCAAAGTCCTTGAGTTCACGGGCAAGGAAGCCATCAGCCAACCTTTTCGCTTCGAGCTGGAACTGGTCAGCGAGCGGCCGGACCTGGACCTCGAAAGCCTGCTGCACGGTCAGGCGTTTCTCAGTCTTGATGCTCGGGGCAGTGGTATCCACGGTCAGATTTATCAGGTCGGGCAGGGTGATTCCGGGAAGCGTCTGACACGCTACCACCTGAGCCTCGTCCCGCGTCTGACCTATTTGGGGCATCGCATCAACCAGCGAATTTTCCAGCATCAGAGCGTGCCGCAAATTGTCACGCAAATCCTCAAGGACCATTCGATTCTGCGCGATGCCTTCGAATTTCGCCTTGGCAGCGAATACCCGCAGCGCGAGTACTGCGTGCAATACGCAGAAAGCGATCTGGCTTTCATTCAGCGCCTGTGTGCCGAAGTCGGCATTCATTACCACTTTCAACACAGGCCCGAAGGCCATCTGCTGGTGTTTGGCGACGACCAGACGGTATTCCCGAGACTGCCCGAGTCGACTCTGTATCTGCCGGGCAGCGGCATGTCGGCTGGCGCCCCGGCAATCCAGCGTTTCAACGTGCGGGTGGAAACGCGCACCAGTGTCGTCACCCGGCGCGACTACAACTTCAAAAAGCCGCGCCTGTCTCTGGAAAGTCGCAGCGATGGCGAGCAGCGTCCGGTGCTGGAGGACTACCACTTTCCCGGCCAATTCAACGATCGCGAAACCGGCAAGCATCTGGCACGGCGAGCGCTGGAGCGGCACGTGGCCGATTACCGGCAGGCCGAAGGCAGCAGCGACGAATCTTCGTTGGTCTGCGGACATTTCCTGCAACTCAGCGGGCATCCGCGCAGCGACTGGAACGATTTATGGCTGCTCACTGGCGTCGAGCACCGGGGGCGTCAGCCGCAGGTGCTGGAGGAGTCGGTGACCAGCGATGGCGAGTCCTTTCAGGGTTACCGCAATACCTTTGTGGCCACGCCGTGGGACGTGTTCTTCCGACCGGCATTGGCACCGGAAAAACCGCGCATGTCGGGTTACCAGCCCGCCGTGGTCACCGGCCCGAAAGACCTGGAAATCCATTGCGATGAGTACGGTCGGGTGAAAGTGCAATTGGCCTGGGACCGTGACGGTGAACTGAACGAACACTCCAGTTGCTGGCTGCGCGTCGCCAGCGGCTGGGCGCACGATCACTACGGCAGTGTGCTGATTCCGCGGGTGGGCATGGAGGTGCTGGTCGGCTTTATCGATGGCGATGCCGACAAGCCACTGGTGATGGGTTGCCTGCCCAACGCCGCGACGCCGGTGCCACTGGATCTGCCGGCAGACAAGACCCGCAGCGTCTTGCGCAGCCAGAGCAGCCCCGGCGGAGGCGGCTACAACGAGCTGCGCATCGAAGACAAAAAAGGTGCCGAGGAAATCTACCTGCGCGCCCAGCGCAACTGGACGCAGCATGTGCTGAATGATCAGCAGGTGCAGGTCGATAACCAGCGCAGCATCGTTGTCACGGGGCTTGCCCGGCATGAACTCAGGGCCGATGAGCAACGCATCACCCACGGCCAGCGCCAGACCGAAGTCAGGCAGGATGACCATTTGTCTGTGCTCGGCGACCAGCAGGTTCGGGTGAACAGCCAAGCCACCAGTGCCTCGGCGCAGATCCATATCAGCGCTGGTCAGCAAGTGGTGATCGACGGTGGCGCGAGCGCGACGATTCAGGCCGGTGGACAGTGGATCAATATCGGCCCCGGCGGAATTTTCAGCAGCGTGCCGATTCAGGTGGGTGGTGCGCCAATGGCGGCAATGGGCGCGGCGCCAGTGGTGCCTGGCCTTCCGGACAAACTGGCGGCGGCGCCTGCGGCGATTCTCACCGCTGCGCAAATCATGAGTTTCAAGGGCGATGCGCCATTTTGTGAAGAGTGCGAGCGCTGCAAGGACGGTGTTTGTGCAGCCTGA
- the putP gene encoding sodium/proline symporter PutP has translation MSVSNPTLITFVIYIAAMVLIGLMAYRSTNNLSDYILGGRSLGSVVTALSAGASDMSGWLLMGLPGAIYMSGLSESWIAIGLIVGAYLNWLFVAGRLRVQTEHNGDALTLPDYFSSRFEDKSGLLRIISAVVILVFFTIYCASGIVAGARLFESTFGMSYETALWAGAAATIAYTFIGGFLAVSWTDTVQATLMIFALILTPIIVLLATGGVDTTFLAIEAQDPSNFDMLKGTTFIGIISLMGWGLGYFGQPHILARFMAADSVKSIANARRISMTWMILCLGGTVAVGFFGIAYFSAHPEVAGPVTENPERVFIELAKILFNPWVAGVLLSAILAAVMSTLSCQLLVCSSALTEDFYKTFLRKSASQLELVWVGRAMVLLVALIAIALAANPDNRVLGLVSYAWAGFGAAFGPVVLISVVWKEMTRDGALAGILVGAITVVVWKHFELLGLYEIIPGFIFASLAIYIVSKMGEPSRGMVERFEAAEKDFKLNK, from the coding sequence ATGAGCGTAAGCAATCCAACCCTGATCACGTTCGTGATCTACATCGCAGCAATGGTGCTGATCGGCTTGATGGCCTATCGCTCCACCAACAACCTTTCTGACTATATTCTGGGCGGTCGCAGCCTGGGCAGCGTGGTTACTGCGCTGTCGGCCGGTGCCTCCGACATGAGCGGCTGGTTGTTGATGGGCCTGCCGGGCGCCATCTACATGTCCGGTCTCTCCGAAAGCTGGATCGCTATCGGTCTGATCGTCGGTGCCTACTTGAACTGGCTGTTCGTTGCCGGCCGTCTGCGTGTGCAGACCGAGCATAACGGCGATGCCCTGACCCTGCCGGACTACTTCTCCAGCCGTTTCGAAGATAAAAGCGGCTTGCTGCGGATTATCTCGGCGGTGGTGATTCTGGTGTTCTTCACCATCTATTGCGCATCCGGCATCGTCGCCGGTGCCCGTCTGTTCGAAAGCACCTTCGGCATGTCTTACGAGACCGCGCTGTGGGCCGGTGCTGCGGCGACGATTGCCTACACCTTTATCGGTGGTTTCCTGGCGGTGAGCTGGACTGACACCGTACAAGCCACGCTGATGATTTTCGCGCTGATTCTGACGCCGATCATCGTCCTGCTGGCCACTGGCGGCGTCGACACCACGTTCCTGGCCATCGAAGCTCAGGATCCAAGCAACTTCGATATGCTCAAAGGCACCACGTTCATCGGCATCATTTCGCTGATGGGCTGGGGCCTGGGCTACTTCGGTCAGCCGCACATCCTCGCGCGTTTCATGGCAGCGGATTCGGTGAAATCGATTGCCAATGCCCGTCGCATCTCCATGACCTGGATGATTCTGTGCCTGGGCGGCACCGTGGCCGTGGGCTTCTTCGGTATCGCGTACTTCTCGGCGCACCCGGAAGTCGCCGGTCCCGTTACCGAAAACCCTGAGCGTGTGTTCATCGAACTGGCCAAGATTCTCTTCAACCCATGGGTTGCCGGTGTGCTGCTGTCCGCCATCCTGGCTGCCGTGATGAGTACCCTGAGCTGCCAGTTGCTGGTGTGCTCGAGTGCCCTGACCGAAGACTTCTACAAGACGTTCCTGCGTAAATCCGCTTCGCAACTGGAGCTGGTCTGGGTCGGTCGCGCCATGGTGCTGCTGGTGGCACTGATCGCTATCGCGCTGGCCGCCAACCCGGACAACCGCGTACTGGGCCTGGTGTCCTACGCCTGGGCCGGTTTCGGTGCTGCATTCGGTCCGGTTGTCCTGATCTCGGTGGTCTGGAAAGAGATGACACGCGACGGCGCACTGGCCGGTATCCTGGTCGGCGCGATCACCGTAGTGGTCTGGAAGCATTTCGAACTGTTGGGTCTGTACGAAATCATCCCGGGCTTCATCTTCGCCAGCCTGGCTATCTACATCGTCAGCAAGATGGGCGAGCCGAGCCGAGGCATGGTTGAGCGCTTCGAAGCGGCGGAAAAAGATTTCAAGCTGAACAAATGA
- the putA gene encoding trifunctional transcriptional regulator/proline dehydrogenase/L-glutamate gamma-semialdehyde dehydrogenase: MATTTLGVKLDDPTRERLKAAATSIDRTPHWLIKQAIFNYLEKLEGGATLTELNGLTAKDVDDAGEVHTDHAHQCFLEFAESILPQSVLRASITAAYRRPEPEVVPMLIEQARLPAAMAEATNKLAATIAEKLRNQKSAGGRAGIVQGLLQEFSLSSQEGVALMCLAEALLRIPDKGTRDALIRDKISTGNWHPHLGNSPSLFVNAATWGLLLTGKLVSTHNEAGLTSSLSRIIGKSGEPMIRKGVDMAMRLMGEQFVTGETIAEALANASKFEAKGFRYSYDMLGEAALTEVDAQKYLASYEQAIHSIGKASHGRGIYEGPGISIKLSALHPRYSRAQYERVMDELYPRLLSLTLLAKQYDIGLNIDAEEADRLELSLDLLERLCFEPQLTGWNGIGFVIQAYQKRCPYVIDYVIDLARRSRHRLMIRLVKGAYWDSEIKRAQVEGLEGYPVYTRKVYTDVSYIACARKLLSVPEVIYPQFATHNAHTLSAIYHIAGQNYYPGQYEFQCLHGMGEPLYEQVVGKVSEGKLNRPCRVYAPVGTHETLLAYLVRRLLENGANTSFVNRIADQSISIQELVADPVAQIEQMATVEGGFGLPHPRIPLPRDLYGAERANSSGIDMANEHRLASLSCALLATAHNDWKAAPMLGCASSNEAPAAVLNPADHRDVVGHVQEATVEDVDNAIQCALNAAPIWQATPPAERAAILERAADLMEGEIQPLMGLLAREAGKTFANAIAEVREAVDFLRYYAVQARNDFSNDAHRPLGPVVCISPWNFPLAIFSGQVAAALAAGNPVLAKPAEQTPLVAAQAVRLLLEAGIPEGVLQLLPGRGETVGAGLVGDERVKGVMFTGSTEVARLLQRNIAGRLDSQGRPIPLIAETGGQNAMIVDSSALTEQVVIDVVSSAFDSAGQRCSALRVLCLQEDSADRVIEMLKGAMAESRLGNPERLSVDIGPVIDAEAKAGIDRHIQGMRDKGRNVYQVAIADSEEVKRGTFVMPTLIELESFDELQREIFGPVLHVVRYKRKEIDQLIAQINASGYGLTLGVHTRIDETIAKVIDNVNAGNVYVNRNIVGAVVGVQPFGGEGLSGTGPKAGGPLYLYRLLSTRPTDAIEQSFARGDAAVAPDVRLREAMRQPLNALKAWADNNQFAELSALCVQYAAQSQSGITRVLAGPTGEKNSYAILPREHVLCLAEVEGDLLTQLAAVLAVGGSAVWPESEVTKTLLARLPKEVQARIKRVADWNKDEVVFDAVLHHGHSDQLRAVCQQIAQRGGAIVGVQGLSQGETNIALERLVIERALSVNTAAAGGNASLMTIG, encoded by the coding sequence ATGGCTACCACCACCCTTGGGGTCAAACTCGATGACCCGACCCGCGAGCGCCTTAAGGCCGCCGCAACCTCGATTGATCGCACGCCGCACTGGCTGATCAAGCAGGCAATTTTCAATTACCTGGAAAAACTCGAGGGTGGTGCAACCCTGACCGAGCTGAACGGTTTGACTGCCAAGGACGTCGACGACGCCGGCGAAGTACACACCGATCACGCCCACCAATGCTTCCTCGAATTCGCCGAGAGCATTCTGCCGCAGTCGGTTCTGCGTGCATCGATCACCGCCGCTTACCGTCGTCCTGAACCGGAAGTGGTGCCGATGCTGATCGAGCAGGCACGCCTGCCGGCAGCAATGGCCGAAGCCACCAACAAACTGGCCGCGACCATCGCCGAAAAACTGCGTAACCAGAAAAGTGCCGGCGGCCGTGCGGGCATTGTTCAGGGCCTGCTGCAGGAATTTTCCCTGTCGTCCCAGGAAGGCGTGGCGTTGATGTGCCTGGCCGAAGCGCTGCTGCGTATTCCCGACAAGGGCACCCGCGATGCGCTGATTCGCGACAAGATCAGCACCGGCAACTGGCATCCGCACCTGGGCAACAGCCCGTCGCTGTTCGTCAACGCAGCGACCTGGGGTCTGCTGCTGACCGGCAAACTGGTCTCCACGCACAACGAAGCCGGCCTGACGTCATCGCTGAGCCGCATCATCGGCAAGAGCGGCGAGCCGATGATCCGCAAGGGCGTCGACATGGCCATGCGGCTGATGGGCGAGCAGTTCGTCACCGGCGAAACCATCGCCGAAGCCCTGGCCAACGCGAGCAAGTTCGAAGCCAAGGGCTTCCGTTATTCCTACGACATGCTCGGTGAAGCCGCACTCACCGAAGTCGACGCACAAAAATACCTGGCCTCGTACGAACAAGCGATCCACTCGATCGGCAAAGCCTCTCACGGCCGTGGGATTTATGAAGGCCCGGGCATCTCCATCAAACTCTCAGCCCTGCACCCACGCTACAGCCGCGCGCAGTACGAGCGGGTGATGGACGAGTTGTACCCGCGCCTGTTGTCGCTGACCTTGCTGGCCAAGCAATACGACATCGGCCTGAACATCGACGCCGAAGAAGCCGACCGCCTCGAACTGTCGCTGGATCTGCTTGAGCGCCTGTGCTTCGAGCCACAGCTGACCGGCTGGAACGGCATCGGCTTCGTCATTCAGGCCTACCAGAAGCGTTGCCCGTACGTGATCGACTACGTGATCGATCTGGCCCGCCGTAGCCGCCATCGCCTGATGATCCGTCTGGTCAAGGGCGCCTACTGGGACAGCGAAATCAAGCGCGCCCAGGTTGAAGGCCTGGAAGGCTATCCGGTCTACACCCGCAAGGTGTACACCGACGTTTCCTATATCGCCTGCGCTCGCAAACTGCTGTCGGTGCCGGAAGTCATCTACCCGCAATTCGCCACGCACAATGCCCACACCCTGTCGGCGATTTACCACATTGCCGGTCAGAACTATTACCCCGGCCAGTACGAATTCCAGTGCCTGCACGGTATGGGCGAACCGCTCTACGAGCAGGTTGTAGGCAAAGTTTCCGAAGGCAAGCTGAACCGTCCGTGCCGCGTGTACGCACCGGTCGGCACCCACGAAACCCTGCTGGCCTATCTGGTTCGACGCTTGCTGGAAAACGGCGCCAACACCTCGTTCGTCAACCGCATCGCCGACCAGTCGATTTCGATTCAGGAACTGGTGGCCGATCCGGTGGCGCAGATCGAGCAGATGGCGACCGTGGAAGGTGGGTTCGGCCTGCCGCACCCGCGCATCCCGCTGCCGCGTGACCTGTACGGTGCCGAGCGCGCCAACTCCAGCGGCATCGACATGGCCAACGAACATCGCTTGGCCTCGCTGTCCTGCGCCTTACTGGCAACCGCGCACAACGACTGGAAAGCCGCACCGATGCTTGGTTGCGCGTCCAGCAACGAAGCGCCTGCTGCCGTGCTGAACCCGGCGGACCACCGCGATGTGGTCGGCCACGTCCAGGAAGCCACGGTCGAAGACGTCGACAACGCCATCCAATGCGCGCTGAATGCCGCACCGATCTGGCAGGCCACTCCGCCAGCCGAACGTGCCGCCATTCTGGAACGTGCCGCGGACTTGATGGAAGGCGAGATCCAACCGCTGATGGGCCTGTTGGCTCGCGAAGCTGGCAAGACTTTCGCCAACGCTATCGCCGAAGTGCGCGAAGCGGTCGACTTCCTGCGTTATTACGCGGTGCAGGCCCGCAACGATTTCAGCAACGACGCCCACCGCCCACTGGGTCCGGTGGTCTGCATCAGCCCGTGGAACTTCCCGCTGGCAATCTTCAGTGGTCAGGTCGCCGCCGCACTGGCCGCCGGTAACCCGGTCCTGGCAAAACCGGCCGAACAGACTCCGCTGGTGGCGGCTCAAGCCGTGCGCTTGCTGCTCGAAGCCGGGATTCCTGAAGGCGTGCTGCAACTGCTACCGGGTCGCGGTGAAACCGTCGGCGCCGGTCTGGTCGGCGACGAACGCGTCAAAGGCGTGATGTTCACCGGTTCCACCGAAGTCGCGCGTCTGCTGCAACGCAACATCGCTGGCCGTCTCGACAGCCAGGGCCGGCCGATTCCGCTGATCGCCGAAACCGGCGGCCAGAACGCGATGATCGTCGACTCCTCGGCACTCACCGAACAGGTGGTGATCGACGTGGTGTCCTCGGCCTTCGACAGCGCCGGCCAGCGCTGCTCGGCGCTGCGCGTGCTGTGCCTGCAGGAAGATTCCGCCGATCGCGTCATCGAAATGCTCAAGGGTGCCATGGCTGAAAGCCGTCTCGGCAACCCCGAGCGCCTGTCCGTGGACATCGGCCCGGTGATCGACGCCGAAGCCAAGGCTGGCATCGACAGACACATTCAGGGCATGCGCGACAAAGGTCGCAACGTGTACCAGGTGGCGATTGCCGACAGCGAAGAAGTCAAGCGCGGCACCTTCGTCATGCCGACGTTGATCGAGCTGGAAAGCTTCGACGAGCTGCAACGCGAGATCTTCGGGCCGGTCCTGCACGTGGTGCGTTACAAGCGTAAAGAGATCGACCAATTGATCGCTCAGATCAACGCGTCCGGTTATGGCCTGACTCTGGGCGTGCACACGCGCATCGACGAGACCATCGCCAAGGTCATCGACAACGTCAACGCCGGCAACGTCTACGTCAACCGCAACATCGTCGGAGCCGTGGTCGGCGTGCAGCCGTTCGGCGGCGAAGGCCTGTCGGGGACCGGCCCGAAAGCCGGCGGCCCGCTGTATCTGTACCGCTTGCTGTCAACGCGTCCGACCGACGCAATCGAACAATCCTTCGCTCGCGGCGATGCTGCCGTAGCGCCGGACGTTCGTCTGCGCGAAGCCATGCGCCAACCGCTGAACGCCTTGAAAGCCTGGGCCGACAACAACCAGTTCGCTGAGCTGAGCGCTCTGTGCGTGCAGTACGCGGCGCAATCGCAGAGCGGCATCACCCGCGTGCTGGCCGGCCCGACCGGTGAGAAAAACAGCTACGCGATCCTGCCGCGCGAGCACGTGCTGTGTCTGGCAGAAGTCGAAGGCGATCTGCTGACGCAACTGGCTGCGGTATTGGCCGTTGGCGGCTCGGCGGTATGGCCGGAGTCCGAAGTGACCAAAACCTTGCTGGCACGTCTGCCGAAAGAAGTTCAGGCACGCATCAAGCGGGTTGCTGACTGGAACAAGGACGAGGTGGTGTTCGATGCGGTTCTGCATCATGGCCATTCCGACCAGTTGCGTGCCGTTTGCCAGCAGATCGCCCAGCGTGGCGGAGCAATCGTTGGGGTTCAGGGCTTGTCCCAGGGCGAGACCAACATTGCTCTGGAACGCCTGGTGATCGAGCGGGCGCTGAGCGTTAACACGGCTGCGGCGGGCGGTAATGCCAGTCTGATGACCATCGGCTAA
- a CDS encoding acyl-CoA dehydrogenase, producing MSETLLSSRNLAFELYEVLDAEGLTRRERFAEHNRETFDAAIGTARSIAEKYFAPHNRKGDENEPRYENGKAILIPEVKPAVDAFLEAGFLNAARSFEAGGMQLPTLLSQACFAHFQSANAASTSYPFLTMGAANLIESFGTNEQKQRFLQPMIDGRFFGTMALTEPHAGSSLSDIRTRAEPASDGTYRLKGNKIFISGGDHPLSENIVHMVLAKLPDAPPGVKGISLFIVPKFLVNDDGSLGQRNDVLLAGLFHKMGWRGTTSTALNFGDNGECVGYLVGKPHHGLSYMFQMMNEARIGVGMGAVMLGYAGYLYSLEYARERPQGRVPDSKDPTTAPVAIIQHADVRRMLLTQKSYVEGAFDLGLYAARLFDDTTTLETEAERKQAHELLDLLTPIVKSWPSEFCLKANELAIQILGGHGYTREYPVEQYYRDNRLNPIHEGTHGIQSLDLLGRKLAQNGGAGLKQLIRLIAATGERSTAYDSLTALREPLEKLVARLQTVTLGLLTDLAQGKVNSSLANSALYLKVFGHTVIGWRWLEQAIRAEEGLAKGTAADADFYKGKLQAARYFLTWEVPGCQHELDLLEARDDTCLGMQDAWF from the coding sequence ATGTCCGAGACGCTGCTCAGTTCCCGCAATCTGGCTTTCGAGCTGTACGAAGTCCTTGATGCCGAGGGCCTGACCCGGCGCGAGCGCTTTGCCGAGCACAATCGCGAGACGTTCGATGCAGCCATCGGCACGGCGCGCAGCATTGCTGAAAAGTACTTCGCCCCGCACAACCGCAAGGGCGATGAAAACGAACCGCGCTATGAAAACGGCAAGGCGATTCTTATCCCCGAAGTGAAACCGGCGGTGGATGCCTTCCTCGAGGCCGGCTTCCTCAACGCCGCGCGAAGCTTCGAGGCCGGCGGCATGCAACTGCCGACCTTGCTGTCGCAAGCCTGCTTCGCGCATTTCCAATCGGCCAACGCTGCGTCGACCTCGTATCCGTTTCTGACCATGGGCGCGGCGAATCTGATCGAGAGCTTCGGCACCAACGAGCAGAAACAGCGTTTCCTGCAACCGATGATCGATGGCCGCTTCTTCGGCACCATGGCCCTGACCGAGCCGCATGCCGGTTCGTCGCTGTCGGATATTCGTACCCGCGCCGAGCCTGCGTCTGACGGCACGTATCGCCTCAAGGGCAACAAGATCTTCATATCCGGCGGCGACCATCCGCTGTCGGAAAACATCGTGCACATGGTCCTCGCCAAGCTGCCGGACGCGCCGCCGGGGGTAAAAGGCATTTCGCTGTTCATCGTGCCGAAGTTTCTGGTCAACGACGACGGCAGTCTCGGCCAGCGCAACGATGTACTGCTGGCCGGGCTGTTCCACAAGATGGGCTGGCGCGGCACCACGTCCACGGCGCTGAACTTCGGCGATAACGGCGAGTGCGTCGGTTATCTGGTGGGCAAGCCGCACCACGGCCTGAGCTACATGTTCCAGATGATGAACGAAGCGCGGATCGGCGTTGGCATGGGCGCGGTGATGCTTGGTTATGCCGGTTATCTGTACTCGCTCGAATACGCCCGCGAACGGCCACAAGGTCGGGTGCCGGACAGCAAGGACCCGACGACGGCGCCGGTGGCGATCATTCAGCACGCCGATGTCAGACGCATGCTGTTGACGCAAAAATCCTACGTCGAAGGGGCATTCGACCTCGGCCTGTATGCGGCGCGGTTGTTCGATGACACCACCACCCTTGAAACCGAAGCCGAGCGCAAACAGGCCCATGAGCTGCTGGACCTGCTGACGCCAATCGTCAAATCCTGGCCGTCGGAGTTTTGCCTGAAGGCCAACGAACTGGCGATCCAGATTCTCGGCGGTCACGGATACACCCGTGAATATCCGGTGGAGCAGTATTACCGCGACAACCGCCTGAACCCGATTCACGAAGGCACTCATGGCATCCAGTCGCTGGATTTGCTTGGACGCAAGCTGGCGCAGAACGGTGGCGCGGGGTTGAAACAGTTAATCCGCCTGATCGCTGCCACGGGCGAGCGCTCCACGGCGTACGATTCGTTGACCGCACTGCGCGAACCGCTGGAAAAACTGGTGGCGCGCCTGCAAACCGTGACCCTCGGTTTGTTGACCGATCTGGCGCAAGGCAAGGTCAACAGCAGCTTGGCGAATTCGGCGCTGTATCTGAAGGTGTTCGGGCACACGGTGATCGGCTGGCGCTGGCTGGAGCAAGCGATTCGCGCCGAAGAAGGTCTGGCAAAAGGCACTGCGGCGGACGCCGATTTCTATAAGGGCAAGCTGCAGGCGGCGCGGTACTTTCTGACGTGGGAAGTGCCGGGTTGCCAGCATGAGCTGGACTTGCTGGAGGCGCGGGACGATACGTGCCTGGGGATGCAGGATGCATGGTTCTGA
- a CDS encoding cell division protein ZapA, whose product MNHGTAGVKVISILGEDYSIKAPAGEEQTLLDAAMMLKATLEDTKRKYPTLIGDRLLVLAAMNLCSQQIDMKKQHQEELDRYQEQVSATVDTIAKTINQG is encoded by the coding sequence ATGAACCACGGCACAGCAGGGGTAAAAGTCATCTCCATTCTCGGGGAGGACTATTCGATCAAGGCACCGGCCGGGGAAGAACAGACCCTGCTGGACGCGGCCATGATGCTCAAGGCCACGCTGGAAGACACCAAGCGCAAATACCCGACCCTGATCGGCGACCGCTTGCTGGTGCTCGCGGCAATGAACCTGTGCTCGCAGCAGATCGATATGAAGAAACAGCACCAGGAAGAACTCGACCGTTACCAAGAGCAAGTCAGCGCCACGGTCGACACCATCGCCAAGACCATTAATCAGGGTTGA